TTATTTTATTTCATCATGACTTGATCTTGGTTATGAAGATAGGTGATCTAATGGTTTGTATGCTATTTGGAAAATGCACATTTTAAACCTCATGAAGTTTTACTGCAACTGTTGATTAAATATGAATACCGTAATTTGGTTAGTGAAATTTCTATAAATAAACAGACGCTATTAGTATTTATGTTTTATGTTGTTCCATTATGTATTCTGAACAGGACGCTTACTGTCAAACATTCAAACTACCAAGTactaacatcaagttattttaagCTACCTGTTTGAATTCCTATTCAATCTTCTTGTCATTTATTGATTACTTAATTTTTCAATAGTACAACGGGTAAAAACAGTATAATAGGAATTGCTACTACTTTAGTATGGTCAATATACTCTTCTGTTTCAGCAAAATGCTTGCCCATATAAGGTTACAAAATGACACAAGTGGTTCAGCAAAATGCTTGCCCATATAAGGTTACAAATGACACAAGTGGTACATTGATCGTATTGAATATGCACTTACCGAGAAAAGCAAGGCTTAAAAGAAAGAAACATGCTCCTGATCATATGCCACGAGAACAAAGAAGGTAACAAAATAAATTAATGAGAGCAATAATTGCCCTGATTCATCAAAGATGACATATCCAGATGAATCAACTCAACCTTTGATCTCTTATAGACAAGAAACAGATTCATGGTGAAAGTATTATCAACATATATTCACAATCAACTGTTCTCCAATTTCACCCATTATAGTACTATGCATCATTGTTCTTGCTTCCATAACGAATTCACGAGCTTAAGGCTACTAGTATCACTAATACATGGACATGGAATATATACTGTAAGAATACCTGCGGTAGGAAGATATCATAGCGTATTAATGCATCAAAAGACAGACTCGCAAGTTAAAACTCAGAAACCACATGGGGGATTCACGTGGACGTCAGCCAATGGATTCTTGATTAACCCGCTACCACCTCCATTACGTCGAAATCCCCTATTCATTGGGTCACGCAATTTAATATTCATGTTCTTGCCAGTCATGTGGCGTGTGGTTGAAAATTGGGATGAAGAATTTCTAATGTTGGACTGTTGAATTTCCATTTTCTTCCAGAGCTTAGAAGTCAAATAGTCAGCACCGGGTAACTTGCAGCACAAGGTTTCTGTAGGTTCTGTACGTGACAACCTTCCAGTTGACCTGGCCAAATCAAACGATATCTCATCCAGTGTTAACTCTAGGCCTTGCACTCGCGTATCCAGTGATTGCATCCCAGTTTGTGAGCTTCCGAtgaatttctatattttaattaaAGAGTCAGATATAGATACATTATTCACAACTTTAATGAGTATAATAATTAAGCTATTAATGAAAATACTAGCTTAGATTAAAGAAAGCAATGGAAATTCAGAAAGAAGTCGACTATATACAGTTCCAAGGGTTCAATCTGCTGCAAAGATTTGCTATttctatttttagatattattatatTTGTATGTCAGCACGATTTGTGATTATGTTTCAAACATATGGTGAGAAGGTAGAACTTATTTTTCAAGCCCCATGATATAGTGACAAACCACCTGCTTTTAAAATTTGGCGTTCAATTTAATGTAAGCTAGTGGCCCGGGTTGTCTGGATGGAAAGGTAAACAAATTCCAACATTATCCTCGAGTAATAAACATTTCGCAATCACCAACTGCATAAAAAAATCTGAACAGTTAACATTAGTAACTGGCTGACTTACCTGAAGTAGATCAAACAGATTGGACTGCTGGGTTTCAATATGAGCAAGTTGATTTCGAATCAACGATAATTCCTCCCTCTCTTTAACGCTCTTATGGATATCCTCAGTAAAATTGCTCCCTACAATAGTGGAACTTAATCTTGCATTCTGATATTCAGATTCATGCCTTTCTTCATCAACAATCTCACTGGAAAGTTCTCGCTTTGTTTCTGTTCTTGCAAATCTGGTGTTAAGATGACCGTCATTAACAGAAACCAGACTTGCAGAACGAGTAGCTGCACCAGTGTCAAGTTCCTGATAATTTGGCTTCTTGCGATCAAGCTTCCGAAACATGGCTGGACCAGTTTTCTTGTTGCTATTGTCCAATGACATCCGTCTAGTCGCATTAACATTCAAAGAACCATTGGAAACAACTGTTTTATTAGTAGTTGTTGATTTTAAGGCTCTTGGTGGATATCTTCCATCACTAACAACTTCAGCTTCTGCAtaatgagggaaaagatgatttatGTCTGAATGTATACCATGTACACACTCCTTTAATCCCAAAATCACAAGATAAATTACACCATAAGTAgaatttaacttgtaattttatagctTTATTTGATCCATCACAAAGAACACAAAAACTTTACAGGACTAATTGATTAAAAATAGCCATACCTTTAGAAGATGACTGTGATTCAGGTGGAGTTAATACCTCGTCCGCCACATCAGGAATCGCCTTCCAAGCTTCAATCATATGATTCATAGTTTCCCTTACACTTTTCACCTGTGCATTACATCAAACAGGTTCCGTGCCAATTTAAGTAACCAATATGAAGAACAATCAAAATACGTTTCAGTTACAACAAAACTATAGCAAATTAATTACCTTATCAAATTTCTTAGCCTCAAACACCTTCAAACATGGCGCCTTAAATTCTGATAACAAATTAGTCTCAAGAACAGCCAATTTCTCCAACGCCTCAGCTGCCGACTTCCTAGTATTCCAATCCTCACTTTTCGACACAAATTCAACTAAAACGCTCACTAAATTCCTCACAGTAGCCGTGCTCgaagcagcaccggcaccaatcaGACTCCCTAACACTGTAAACAACGCCGATTTCGCCTTAAAACTATCAGACTTCAACAATTTCTCAATTCTCGGAAACATTCTCCTCAAATACACCGGCTCCGGATCCGGCGCGCCATCAACAGCTGAAGCTAAACACAAAGCCGCGCCGATCTGTGAATTCAATTCCTGTTCCGTTACCAAAGCATCAACTAACGGTTTCGCAATAGACGTAAACGGCGGTTTCGTAACATGAAACGCAATTGAGCCTGTAGCAGCGATGCACGCGGACCTAACGGAAGTATCCGGATCACGGAGACGCCGTACGATTGCGGATAAAAGTTTCGATAAATGTGACGATAATGCATCACCGTGAGCTTCTGATAATGTAGAGATTAATCGAACGCATTGTTTACGTACCGGAGATTTATCAGATGAATCGGAAGCCGTGATTGATGATAGAAACGGTGAGATTGAGTCGTGAGATAAAGTTTTAGCGATGAATTCGAGCTCCGTTGCTGCAGCGGTGTGTGTATCACGGTCTGATAATTTGTTGAGGCATGTGAGGACTCTGTGTTTGAATTCGCGAGTGGATGATTGGTTGTTGGAAGACGGTGACATTGTGATATGTTGTTGAGTTTGTTACGGTGGTGGTGTGTCTGGATTTTCCGGCAGCATCGCCGGTGCCGGTGTGGCGGGGTTTGTTTGGGTTATAGCAGGCTTTATCCACGCACTCTGTTTTATAAAGAGAATGGGTTGGCTTTTATTAACGATATCTTGGTGACAAAGTAACTACGTTTTCTTTTTGAGCAAGCTAGGTGTAATTATAGACAGAATTTGTTCCCTTGTATATTTATTTGAGTCTTTCTTTAATTCCTTGTAATCTATAAATATATGAAAGATAATCCCTAAAagggtgtgggattttaaccctaaTATGGTATCGTTGAAACCATGCTCGGGTCTCTTTCTTAGCCAAACTAAATATGCTCATGATATCCTGGTTCGCGCACAACTTTTGGACAGCAAGCCTATTTCTACACCATTACCTACGGCTGCTTCTTTTACGAGTGATGGTCCTCCTTATGATGATCCTACGTACTATCGCTCTCTCGTGGGCGCGTTACAGTATCTCACCATCACACGCCCGGATATATCATACGCTGTAAATCAAGTAAGCCAGTTTCTTCAAGCTCCTACTCTTGATCATTTTCAGGCCGTTAAACGTATCATTCGTTATGTCAAGGGTACATTGCAATTTGGACTGACTTTTCATCATTCGCCCAAACCTTCCTTACTTGGTTACTCGGATGCGGATTGGGCTAGGTGTATTGAGACTCGACGGTCAACATATGGTTATTCTATATTCCTTGGTGGCAATCTAGTTTCTTGGAGTGCTAAAAAGCAACCTACGGTTGCTCGATCTAGCTGCGAATCTGAGTATCGGGCTTTGGCTAATACTGCAGCTGAAATTGTCTGGATCACTCATCTCTTACGTGAACTTTACATTTTGCCTCCTGATCGCCCGACAATTCTTTGTGATAACAGAAGTGCTCTCTTTCTCAGTCAGAATCCTGTATCACATAAACGATCTAAGCACATTGATATCGATTATCATTTTGTTCGTGAGCTTGTATCTTCAGGAAAGCTTTATACGAAATTTGTGCCTACTCATCTTCAGCTTGCAGATATCTTCACTAAGAGTCTACCTCGACCTTTGTTTGAGTCCTTTCGTACCAAGCTTCAAGTTGGCCCACCGCCTGTTCGCTTGAGGGGGGGTATTAACGATATCTTGGTGACAAAGTAACTACGTTTTCTTTTTGAGCAAGCTAGGTGTAATTATAGACAGAATTTGTTCCCTTGTATATTTATTTGAGTCTTTCTTTAATTCCTTGTAATCTATAAATATATGAAAGATAATCCCTAAAagggtgtgggattttaaccctaaTAGCTTTAATACGACAGTATGTGTCAGGGAATGTGGGAATAGTATGTTGCCGTTATTATTTGATGAAAACTTGAAGCGATGTCGTTTTCATTTTAATTTTACTCAGTAGTCAAACGgtccatattttttttatttgcaaAAAGAGGAAAACTTTTTATAACTAAAAGGAAGTTCATCGAAAAATGAAACCTCCTTGAAATG
This genomic window from Rutidosis leptorrhynchoides isolate AG116_Rl617_1_P2 chromosome 2, CSIRO_AGI_Rlap_v1, whole genome shotgun sequence contains:
- the LOC139889253 gene encoding TORTIFOLIA1-like protein 3, which gives rise to MSPSSNNQSSTREFKHRVLTCLNKLSDRDTHTAAATELEFIAKTLSHDSISPFLSSITASDSSDKSPVRKQCVRLISTLSEAHGDALSSHLSKLLSAIVRRLRDPDTSVRSACIAATGSIAFHVTKPPFTSIAKPLVDALVTEQELNSQIGAALCLASAVDGAPDPEPVYLRRMFPRIEKLLKSDSFKAKSALFTVLGSLIGAGAASSTATVRNLVSVLVEFVSKSEDWNTRKSAAEALEKLAVLETNLLSEFKAPCLKVFEAKKFDKVKSVRETMNHMIEAWKAIPDVADEVLTPPESQSSSKEAEVVSDGRYPPRALKSTTTNKTVVSNGSLNVNATRRMSLDNSNKKTGPAMFRKLDRKKPNYQELDTGAATRSASLVSVNDGHLNTRFARTETKRELSSEIVDEERHESEYQNARLSSTIVGSNFTEDIHKSVKEREELSLIRNQLAHIETQQSNLFDLLQKFIGSSQTGMQSLDTRVQGLELTLDEISFDLARSTGRLSRTEPTETLCCKLPGADYLTSKLWKKMEIQQSNIRNSSSQFSTTRHMTGKNMNIKLRDPMNRGFRRNGGGSGLIKNPLADVHVNPPCGF
- the LOC139889254 gene encoding uncharacterized mitochondrial protein AtMg00810-like yields the protein MVSLKPCSGLFLSQTKYAHDILVRAQLLDSKPISTPLPTAASFTSDGPPYDDPTYYRSLVGALQYLTITRPDISYAVNQVSQFLQAPTLDHFQAVKRIIRYVKGTLQFGLTFHHSPKPSLLGYSDADWARCIETRRSTYGYSIFLGGNLVSWSAKKQPTVARSSCESEYRALANTAAEIVWITHLLRELYILPPDRPTILCDNRSALFLSQNPVSHKRSKHIDIDYHFVRELVSSGKLYTKFVPTHLQLADIFTKSLPRPLFESFRTKLQVGPPPVRLRGGINDILVTK